One Oncorhynchus keta strain PuntledgeMale-10-30-2019 chromosome 23, Oket_V2, whole genome shotgun sequence DNA segment encodes these proteins:
- the LOC127910892 gene encoding uncharacterized protein LOC127910892 isoform X4 has protein sequence MFQHLVESLPRRVEAVIAAMFQHLVESIPRRVEAVIAAMFQHLVESLPRRVEAVIAAMFQHLVESLPRRVEVVIAAMFQHLVESLPRRVEVVIAAMFQHLVESLPRRVEVVIAAMFQHLVESLPRRVEVVIAAMFQHLVESLPRRVEAVIAAMFQHLVESLPRRVEAVIAAMFQHLVESLPRRVEAVIAAMFQHLVESLPRRVEAVIAAMFQHLVENLPRRVEAVIAAMFQHLVESLPRRVEAVIAAMFQHLVESLPRRVEAVIAAMFQHLVESLPRRVEAVIAAMFLHLVESLPRRVEAVIAAMFQHLVESLPRRVEAVIAAMFQHLVESLPRRVEAVIAAMFLHLVESLPRRVEAVIAAMFQHLVESLPRRVEAVIAAMFQHLVESLPSRVEAVIAAMFQHLVESLPRRAEAVIAAMFQHLVENLPRRVEAVIAAMFQHLVESLPRRVEVVIAAMFQHLVESLPQKSGGCYSSNVPTSSGKPSQKSGGCYSSNVPTSSGKPSQKSGGCYSSNVPTSSGKPSQKSGGCYSSNVPTSSGKPSQKSGGCYSSNVPTSSGKPSQKSGGCYSSNVPTSSGKPSQKSGGCYSSNVPTSSGKPSQKSGGCYSSNVPTSSGKPSQKSGGCYSSNVPTSSGKPSQKSGGCYSSNVPTSSGKPSQKSGGCYSSNVPTSSGKPSQKSGGCYSSNVPTSSGKPSQKSGGCYSSNVPTSSGKPSQKSGGCYSSNVPTSSGKPSQKSGGCYSSKVPTSSGKPSQKSGGCYSSNVPTSSGKPSPEEWRLL, from the exons atgttccaacatctagtggaaagccttcccagaagagtggaggctgttatagcagcaatgttccaacatctagtggaaagcattcccagaagagtggaggctgttatagcagcaatgttccaacatctagtggaaagccttcccagaagagtggaggctgttatagcagcaatgttccaacatctagtggaaagccttcccagaagagtggaggttgttatagcagcaatgttccaacatctagtggaaagccttcccagaagagtggaggttgttatagcagcaatgttccaacatctagtggaaagccttcccagaagagtggag gttgttatagcagcaatgttccaacatctagtggaaagccttcccagaagagtggaggttgttatagcagcaatgttccaacatctagtggaaagccttcccagaagagtggaggctgttatagcagcaatgttccaacatctagtggaaagccttcccagaagagtggaggctgttatagcagcaatgttccaacatctagtggaaagccttcccagaagagtggaggctgttatagcagcaatgttccaacatctagtggaaagccttcccagaagagtggaggctgttatagcagcaatgttccaacatctagtggaaaaccttcccagaagagtggaggctgttatagcagcaatgttccaacatctagtggaaagccttcccagaagagtggaggctgttatagcagcaatgttccaacatctagtggaaagccttcccagaagagtggaggctgttatagcagcaatgttccaacatctagtggaaagccttcccagaagagtggaggctgttatagcagcaatgttcctacatctagtggaaagccttcccagaagagtggaggctgttatagcagcaatgttccaacatctagtggaaagccttcccagaagagtggaggctgttatagcagcaatgttccaacatctagtggaaagccttcccagaagagtggaggctgttatagcagcaatgttcctacatctagtggaaagccttcccagaagagtggaggctgttatagcagcaatgttccaacatctagtggaaagccttcccagaagagtggaggctgttatagcagcaatgttccaacatctagtggaaagccttcccagcagagtggaggctgttatagcagcaatgttccaacatctagtggaaagccttcccagaagagcggaggctgttattgcagcaatgttccaacatctagtggaaaaccttcccagaagagtggaggctgttatagcagcaatgttccaacatctagtggaaagccttcccagaagagtggaggttgttatagcagcaatgttccaacatctagtggaaagccttccccagaagagtggaggctgttatagcagcaatgttccaacatctagtggaaagccttcccagaagagtggaggctgttatagcagcaatgttccaacatctagtggaaagccttcccagaagagtggaggctgttatagcagcaatgttccaacatctagtggaaagccttcccagaagagtggaggctgttatagcagcaatgttccaacatctagtggaaagccttcccagaagagtggaggctgttatagcagcaatgttccaacatctagtggaaagccttcccagaagagtggaggctgttatagcagcaatgttccaacatctagtggaaagccttcccagaagagtggaggctgttatagcagcaatgttccaacatctagtggaaagccttcccagaagagtggaggctgttatagcagcaatgttccaacatctagtggaaagccttcccagaagagtggaggatgttatagcagcaatgttccaacatctagtggaaagccttcccagaagagtggag gctgttatagcagcaatgttccaacatctagtggaaagccttcccagaagagtggaggctgttatagcagcaatgttccaacatctagtggaaagccttcccagaagagtggaggctgttatagcagcaatgttccaacatctagtggaaagccttcccagaagagtggaggctgttatagcagcaatgttccaacatctagtggaaagccttcccagaagagtggaggctgttatagcagcaatgttccaacatctagtggaaagccttcccagaagagtggaggctgttatagcagcaaagttccaacatctagtggaaagccttcccagaagagtggaggctgttatagcagcaatgttccaacatctagtggaaagccttccccagaagagtggaggctgttatag
- the LOC127910892 gene encoding uncharacterized protein LOC127910892 isoform X3 produces MFQHLVESLPRRVEAVIAAMFQHLVESIPRRVEAVIAAMFQHLVESLPRRVEAVIAAMFQHLVESLPRRVEVVIAAMFQHLVESLPRRVEVVIAAMFQHLVESLPRRVEVVIAAMFQHLVESLPRRVEVVIAAMFQHLVESLPRRVEAVIAAMFQHLVESLPRRVEAVIAAMFQHLVESLPRRVEAVIAAMFQHLVESLPRRVEAVIAAMFQHLVENLPRRVEAVIAAMFQHLVESLPRRVEAVIAAMFQHLVESLPRRVEAVIAAMFQHLVESLPRRVEAVIAAMFLHLVESLPRRVEAVIAAMFQHLVESLPRRVEAVIAAMFQHLVESLPRRVEAVIAAMFLHLVESLPRRVEAVIAAMFQHLVESLPRRVEAVIAAMFQHLVESLPSRVEAVIAAMFQHLVESLPRRAEAVIAAMFQHLVENLPRRVEAVIAAMFQHLVESLPRRVEVVIAAMFQHLVESLPQKSGGCYSSNVPTSSGKPSQKSGGCYSSNVPTSSGKPSQKSGGCYSSNVPTSSGKPSQKSGGCYSSNVPTSSGKPSQKSGGCYSSNVPTSSGKPSQKSGGCYSSNVPTSSGKPSQKSGGCYSSNVPTSSGKPSQKSGGCYSSNVPTSSGKPSQKSGGCYSSNVPTSSGKPSQKSGGCYSSNVPTSSGKPSQKSGGCYSSNVPTSSGKPSQKSGGCYSSNVPTSSGKPSQKSGGCYSSNVPTSSGKPSQKSGGCYSSNVPTSSGKPSQKSGGCYSSNVPTSSGKPSQKSGGCYSSKVPTSSGKPSQKSGGCYSSNVPTSSGKPSPEEWRLL; encoded by the exons atgttccaacatctagtggaaagccttcccagaagagtggaggctgttatagcagcaatgttccaacatctagtggaaagcattcccagaagagtggaggctgttatagcagcaatgttccaacatctagtggaaagccttcccagaagagtggaggctgttatagcagcaatgttccaacatctagtggaaagccttcccagaagagtggaggttgttatagcagcaatgttccaacatctagtggaaagccttcccagaagagtggaggttgttatagcagcaatgttccaacatctagtggaaagccttcccagaagagtggag gttgttatagcagcaatgttccaacatctagtggaaagccttcccagaagagtggaggttgttatagcagcaatgttccaacatctagtggaaagccttcccagaagagtggaggctgttatagcagcaatgttccaacatctagtggaaagccttcccagaagagtggaggctgttatagcagcaatgttccaacatctagtggaaagccttcccagaagagtggaggctgttatagcagcaatgttccaacatctagtggaaagccttcccagaagagtggaggctgttatagcagcaatgttccaacatctagtggaaaaccttcccagaagagtggaggctgttatagcagcaatgttccaacatctagtggaaagccttcccagaagagtggaggctgttatagcagcaatgttccaacatctagtggaaagccttcccagaagagtggaggctgttatagcagcaatgttccaacatctagtggaaagccttcccagaagagtggaggctgttatagcagcaatgttcctacatctagtggaaagccttcccagaagagtggaggctgttatagcagcaatgttccaacatctagtggaaagccttcccagaagagtggaggctgttatagcagcaatgttccaacatctagtggaaagccttcccagaagagtggaggctgttatagcagcaatgttcctacatctagtggaaagccttcccagaagagtggaggctgttatagcagcaatgttccaacatctagtggaaagccttcccagaagagtggaggctgttatagcagcaatgttccaacatctagtggaaagccttcccagcagagtggaggctgttatagcagcaatgttccaacatctagtggaaagccttcccagaagagcggaggctgttattgcagcaatgttccaacatctagtggaaaaccttcccagaagagtggaggctgttatagcagcaatgttccaacatctagtggaaagccttcccagaagagtggaggttgttatagcagcaatgttccaacatctagtggaaagccttccccagaagagtggaggctgttatagcagcaatgttccaacatctagtggaaagccttcccagaagagtggaggctgttatagcagcaatgttccaacatctagtggaaagccttcccagaagagtggaggctgttatagcagcaatgttccaacatctagtggaaagccttcccagaagagtggaggctgttatagcagcaatgttccaacatctagtggaaagccttcccagaagagtggaggctgttatagcagcaatgttccaacatctagtggaaagccttcccagaagagtggaggctgttatagcagcaatgttccaacatctagtggaaagccttcccagaagagtggaggctgttatagcagcaatgttccaacatctagtggaaagccttcccagaagagtggaggctgttatagcagcaatgttccaacatctagtggaaagccttcccagaagagtggaggatgttatagcagcaatgttccaacatctagtggaaagccttcccagaagagtggag gctgttatagcagcaatgttccaacatctagtggaaagccttcccagaagagtggaggctgttatagcagcaatgttccaacatctagtggaaagccttcccagaagagtggaggctgttatagcagcaatgttccaacatctagtggaaagccttcccagaagagtggaggctgttatagcagcaatgttccaacatctagtggaaagccttcccagaagagtggaggctgttatagcagcaatgttccaacatctagtggaaagccttcccagaagagtggaggctgttatagcagcaatgttccaacatctagtggaaagccttcccagaagagtggaggctgttatagcagcaaagttccaacatctagtggaaagccttcccagaagagtggaggctgttatagcagcaatgttccaacatctagtggaaagccttccccagaagagtggaggctgttatag
- the LOC127910892 gene encoding uncharacterized protein LOC127910892 isoform X2: MFQHLVESLPRRVEAVIAAMFQHLVESIPRRVEAVIAAMFQHLVESLPRRVEAVIAAMFQHLVESLPRRVEVVIAAMFQHLVESLPRRVEVVIAAMFQHLVESLPRRVEVVIAAMFQHLVESLPRRVEVVIAAMFQHLVESLPRRVEAVIAAMFQHLVESLPRRVEAVIAAMFQHLVESLPRRVEAVIAAMFQHLVESLPRRVEAVIAAMFQHLVENLPRRVEAVIAAMFQHLVESLPRRVEAVIAAMFQHLVESLPRRVEAVIAAMFQHLVESLPRRVEAVIAAMFLHLVESLPRRVEAVIAAMFQHLVESLPRRVEAVIAAMFQHLVESLPRRVEAVIAAMFLHLVESLPRRVEAVIAAMFQHLVESLPRRVEAVIAAMFQHLVESLPSRVEAVIAAMFQHLVESLPRRAEAVIAAMFQHLVENLPRRVEAVIAAMFQHLVESLPRRVEVVIAAMFQHLVESLPQKSGGCYSSNVPTSSGKPSQKSGGCYSSNVPTSSGKPSQKSGGCYSSNVPTSSGKPSQKSGGCYSSNVPTSSGKPSQKSGGCYSSNVPTSSGKPSQKSGGCYSSNVPTSSGKPSQKSGGCYSSNVPTSSGKPSQKSGGCYSSNVPTSSGKPSQKSGGCYSSNVPTSSGKPSQKSGGCYSSNVPTSSGKPSQKSGGCYSSNVPTSSGKPSQKSGGCYCSNVPTSSGKPSQKSGGCYSSNVPTSSGKPPRRVEDVIAAMFQHLVESLPRRVEVVIAAMFQHLVESLPRRVEVVIAAMFQHLVESLPRRVEAVIAAMFQHLVESLPRRVEAVIAAMFQHLVESLPRVEVVISAMFQHLVESLPRRVEVVIAAMFQHLVEILPEEWRLL, from the exons atgttccaacatctagtggaaagccttcccagaagagtggaggctgttatagcagcaatgttccaacatctagtggaaagcattcccagaagagtggaggctgttatagcagcaatgttccaacatctagtggaaagccttcccagaagagtggaggctgttatagcagcaatgttccaacatctagtggaaagccttcccagaagagtggaggttgttatagcagcaatgttccaacatctagtggaaagccttcccagaagagtggaggttgttatagcagcaatgttccaacatctagtggaaagccttcccagaagagtggag gttgttatagcagcaatgttccaacatctagtggaaagccttcccagaagagtggaggttgttatagcagcaatgttccaacatctagtggaaagccttcccagaagagtggaggctgttatagcagcaatgttccaacatctagtggaaagccttcccagaagagtggaggctgttatagcagcaatgttccaacatctagtggaaagccttcccagaagagtggaggctgttatagcagcaatgttccaacatctagtggaaagccttcccagaagagtggaggctgttatagcagcaatgttccaacatctagtggaaaaccttcccagaagagtggaggctgttatagcagcaatgttccaacatctagtggaaagccttcccagaagagtggaggctgttatagcagcaatgttccaacatctagtggaaagccttcccagaagagtggaggctgttatagcagcaatgttccaacatctagtggaaagccttcccagaagagtggaggctgttatagcagcaatgttcctacatctagtggaaagccttcccagaagagtggaggctgttatagcagcaatgttccaacatctagtggaaagccttcccagaagagtggaggctgttatagcagcaatgttccaacatctagtggaaagccttcccagaagagtggaggctgttatagcagcaatgttcctacatctagtggaaagccttcccagaagagtggaggctgttatagcagcaatgttccaacatctagtggaaagccttcccagaagagtggaggctgttatagcagcaatgttccaacatctagtggaaagccttcccagcagagtggaggctgttatagcagcaatgttccaacatctagtggaaagccttcccagaagagcggaggctgttattgcagcaatgttccaacatctagtggaaaaccttcccagaagagtggaggctgttatagcagcaatgttccaacatctagtggaaagccttcccagaagagtggaggttgttatagcagcaatgttccaacatctagtggaaagccttccccagaagagtggaggctgttatagcagcaatgttccaacatctagtggaaagccttcccagaagagtggaggctgttatagcagcaatgttccaacatctagtggaaagccttcccagaagagtggaggctgttatagcagcaatgttccaacatctagtggaaagccttcccagaagagtggaggctgttatagcagcaatgttccaacatctagtggaaagccttcccagaagagtggaggctgttatagcagcaatgttccaacatctagtggaaagccttcccagaagagtggaggctgttatagcagcaatgttccaacatctagtggaaagccttcccagaagagtggaggctgttatagcagcaatgttccaacatctagtggaaagccttcccagaagagtggaggctgttatagcagcaatgttccaacatctagtggaaagccttcccagaagagtggaggatgttatagcagcaatgttccaacatctagtggaaagccttcccagaagagtggag gctgttatagcagcaatgttccaacatctagtggaaagccttcccagaagagtggaggctgttatagcagcaatgttccaacatctagtggaaagccttcccagaagagcggaggctgttattgcagcaatgttccaacatctagtggaaaaccttcccagaagagtggaggctgttatagcagcaatgttccaacatctagtggaaagcctcccagaagagtggaggatgttatagcagcaatgttccaacatctagtggaaagccttcccagaagagtggaggttgttatagcagcaatgttccaacatctagtggaaagccttcccagaagagtggaggttgttatagcagcaatgttccaacatctagtggaaagccttcccagaagagtagaggctgttatagcagcaatgttccaacatctagtggaaagccttcccagaagagtagaggctgttatagcagcaatgttccaacatctagtggaaagccttccaagagtggaggttgttatatcagcaatgttccaacatctagtggaaagccttcccagaagagtggaggttgttatagcagcaatgttccaacatctagtggaaatcctcccagaagagtggaggctgttatag
- the LOC127910892 gene encoding uncharacterized protein LOC127910892 isoform X1: MFQHLVESLPRRVEAVIAAMFQHLVESIPRRVEAVIAAMFQHLVESLPRRVEAVIAAMFQHLVESLPRRVEVVIAAMFQHLVESLPRRVEVVIAAMFQHLVESLPRRVEVVIAAMFQHLVESLPRRVEVVIAAMFQHLVESLPRRVEAVIAAMFQHLVESLPRRVEAVIAAMFQHLVESLPRRVEAVIAAMFQHLVESLPRRVEAVIAAMFQHLVENLPRRVEAVIAAMFQHLVESLPRRVEAVIAAMFQHLVESLPRRVEAVIAAMFQHLVESLPRRVEAVIAAMFLHLVESLPRRVEAVIAAMFQHLVESLPRRVEAVIAAMFQHLVESLPRRVEAVIAAMFLHLVESLPRRVEAVIAAMFQHLVESLPRRVEAVIAAMFQHLVESLPSRVEAVIAAMFQHLVESLPRRAEAVIAAMFQHLVENLPRRVEAVIAAMFQHLVESLPRRVEVVIAAMFQHLVESLPQKSGGCYSSNVPTSSGKPSQKSGGCYSSNVPTSSGKPSQKSGGCYSSNVPTSSGKPSQKSGGCYSSNVPTSSGKPSQKSGGCYSSNVPTSSGKPSQKSGGCYSSNVPTSSGKPSQKSGGCYSSNVPTSSGKPSQKSGGCYSSNVPTSSGKPSQKSGGCYSSNVPTSSGKPSQKSGGCYSSNVPTSSGKPSQKSGGCYSSNVPTSSGKPSQKSGGCYSSNVPTSSGKPSQKSGGCYCSNVPTSSGKPSQKSGGCYSSNVPTSSGKPPRRVEDVIAAMFQHLVESLPRRVEVVIAAMFQHLVESLPRRVEVVIAAMFQHLVESLPRRVEAVIAAMFQHLVESLPRRVEAVIAAMFQHLVESLPRVEVVISAMFQHLVESLPRRVEVVIAAMFQHLVEILPEEWRLL; the protein is encoded by the exons atgttccaacatctagtggaaagccttcccagaagagtggaggctgttatagcagcaatgttccaacatctagtggaaagcattcccagaagagtggaggctgttatagcagcaatgttccaacatctagtggaaagccttcccagaagagtggaggctgttatagcagcaatgttccaacatctagtggaaagccttcccagaagagtggaggttgttatagcagcaatgttccaacatctagtggaaagccttcccagaagagtggaggttgttatagcagcaatgttccaacatctagtggaaagccttcccagaagagtggag gttgttatagcagcaatgttccaacatctagtggaaagccttcccagaagagtggaggttgttatagcagcaatgttccaacatctagtggaaagccttcccagaagagtggaggctgttatagcagcaatgttccaacatctagtggaaagccttcccagaagagtggaggctgttatagcagcaatgttccaacatctagtggaaagccttcccagaagagtggaggctgttatagcagcaatgttccaacatctagtggaaagccttcccagaagagtggaggctgttatagcagcaatgttccaacatctagtggaaaaccttcccagaagagtggaggctgttatagcagcaatgttccaacatctagtggaaagccttcccagaagagtggaggctgttatagcagcaatgttccaacatctagtggaaagccttcccagaagagtggaggctgttatagcagcaatgttccaacatctagtggaaagccttcccagaagagtggaggctgttatagcagcaatgttcctacatctagtggaaagccttcccagaagagtggaggctgttatagcagcaatgttccaacatctagtggaaagccttcccagaagagtggaggctgttatagcagcaatgttccaacatctagtggaaagccttcccagaagagtggaggctgttatagcagcaatgttcctacatctagtggaaagccttcccagaagagtggaggctgttatagcagcaatgttccaacatctagtggaaagccttcccagaagagtggaggctgttatagcagcaatgttccaacatctagtggaaagccttcccagcagagtggaggctgttatagcagcaatgttccaacatctagtggaaagccttcccagaagagcggaggctgttattgcagcaatgttccaacatctagtggaaaaccttcccagaagagtggaggctgttatagcagcaatgttccaacatctagtggaaagccttcccagaagagtggaggttgttatagcagcaatgttccaacatctagtggaaagccttccccagaagagtggaggctgttatagcagcaatgttccaacatctagtggaaagccttcccagaagagtggaggctgttatagcagcaatgttccaacatctagtggaaagccttcccagaagagtggaggctgttatagcagcaatgttccaacatctagtggaaagccttcccagaagagtggaggctgttatagcagcaatgttccaacatctagtggaaagccttcccagaagagtggaggctgttatagcagcaatgttccaacatctagtggaaagccttcccagaagagtggaggctgttatagcagcaatgttccaacatctagtggaaagccttcccagaagagtggaggctgttatagcagcaatgttccaacatctagtggaaagccttcccagaagagtggaggctgttatagcagcaatgttccaacatctagtggaaagccttcccagaagagtggaggatgttatagcagcaatgttccaacatctagtggaaagccttcccagaagagtggag gctgttatagcagcaatgttccaacatctagtggaaagccttcccagaagagtggaggctgttatagcagcaatgttccaacatctagtggaaagccttcccagaagagtggaggctgttatagcagcaatgttccaacatctagtggaaagccttcccagaagagcggaggctgttattgcagcaatgttccaacatctagtggaaaaccttcccagaagagtggaggctgttatagcagcaatgttccaacatctagtggaaagcctcccagaagagtggaggatgttatagcagcaatgttccaacatctagtggaaagccttcccagaagagtggaggttgttatagcagcaatgttccaacatctagtggaaagccttcccagaagagtggaggttgttatagcagcaatgttccaacatctagtggaaagccttcccagaagagtagaggctgttatagcagcaatgttccaacatctagtggaaagccttcccagaagagtagaggctgttatagcagcaatgttccaacatctagtggaaagccttccaagagtggaggttgttatatcagcaatgttccaacatctagtggaaagccttcccagaagagtggaggttgttatagcagcaatgttccaacatctagtggaaatcctcccagaagagtggaggctgttatag